From the Chryseobacterium sp. G0201 genome, the window GCTAAAAACGTAAACATTCTTGACATTCACAACCGTGAGGAGGCCAATTCTGACGCAATGGTTGCCAGAGCTAATGCTGCCGATGTTGTAATGTTTACCGGAGGTGACCAGCTAAGACTGACTTCCATTCTTGGAGGAACAAGATTTCATGATACCATTCTCTTAAAATATCAGGAGCAGGATTTTATTTACTCCGGAACTTCTGCAGGAGCCGCTGCCGCCTCTGAAAATATGATCTATCAGGGAAGCAGTTCTGAAGCGTTGCTGAAAGGTGAAATAAAAACCACGCAAGGCTTAGGTTTAATTGATAATGTAATCATCGATACACACTTTGTACAAAGAGGAAGAATCGGTCGGTTATTTCAGGCCGTTGTTAATAATCCGAGAACATTGGGAATTGGTTTAGGTGAAGATACCGGACTTTTCATACATAATGATACGATGACTGCCGTAGGTTCAGGACTTGTAATTATTGTTGACGGAAGGTTTATTAAAGATACCAATCTTACCAATATCAATCTTGGAGAACCTATTTCTATTGATAATTTGACCGTTCATGTAATGTCGATGAATGATCATTATGACTTGACAACTAAGACATTGACGATTGAAAATTCTCAATTTAACCCGATCCCACAAGATAAATAATAAATGATTAATGATAATTGATCAATGATTTTGGTTGATAAATAAATTAACTTCGTCAAAATATCAATTATCATTTATCAACTATCAATTATATTTTTATGAAAATAATCATACACGGCGGTTTCTTCTCAGAAAGTGATCAGAGCCATGAAGTAAAAACAGCGAAGCAAGAATCGTTAAAAAATATAGCTCAAAAAGCTTTTGAATATTTACAGTCAAATTCTGCTTTTGATACGGTGGCTTACGCCGTTTCTCTTTTGGAGAATGATGAATTATTCAATGCAGGAATCGGTTCTCAGATCCAAAGTGACGGAGTAATTCGTATGAGTGCTGCCATTATGGATGGTGAAACACAGAAATTAAGTGGTGTTATCAATATTCAGGATGTAAAGAATCCGATTTTCGTTGCTAAAGACTTAATGAAGGAAGATGACAGAGTTTTAGGAGGTGAAGGAGCAAAAAATTATGCTACAGAACACGGTTTTGAGAATTTTTCTACTGAAATACCTCAACGCAGAAAAGAATATGAAGCCAAATTAAATAACGGCGGAAAAGGAACTGTGGGATGTGTTGCTTTAGATAAAAACGGAAAATTAGCCGTTGCAACCTCAACCGGAGGAAAAGGTTTTGAAATCCCAGGAAGGATCTCTGACTCTGCAACCGTTGCCGGAAATTATGCCAATTCTTTCTGCGCTGTAAGCTGTACAGGCGTTGGAGAAGATATTGTAAGCAATGCTACTTCTACCAAAATTGTAACAAGAGTCACAGACGGAATGAGCCTTCAAAATGCCTTTAATAAAACTTTTGAAGAATTAAAAACAATTGATGGTTTT encodes:
- a CDS encoding cyanophycinase, whose product is MKPVGKLIVIGGAVNKGSFAETDYDQNIEKNLNFFERGILRKIINESKLKENSVIEIITTASQIPQIVGTEYKKAFEFLGAKNVNILDIHNREEANSDAMVARANAADVVMFTGGDQLRLTSILGGTRFHDTILLKYQEQDFIYSGTSAGAAAASENMIYQGSSSEALLKGEIKTTQGLGLIDNVIIDTHFVQRGRIGRLFQAVVNNPRTLGIGLGEDTGLFIHNDTMTAVGSGLVIIVDGRFIKDTNLTNINLGEPISIDNLTVHVMSMNDHYDLTTKTLTIENSQFNPIPQDK
- a CDS encoding isoaspartyl peptidase/L-asparaginase, yielding MKIIIHGGFFSESDQSHEVKTAKQESLKNIAQKAFEYLQSNSAFDTVAYAVSLLENDELFNAGIGSQIQSDGVIRMSAAIMDGETQKLSGVINIQDVKNPIFVAKDLMKEDDRVLGGEGAKNYATEHGFENFSTEIPQRRKEYEAKLNNGGKGTVGCVALDKNGKLAVATSTGGKGFEIPGRISDSATVAGNYANSFCAVSCTGVGEDIVSNATSTKIVTRVTDGMSLQNAFNKTFEELKTIDGFAGAIAIDKEGNIYHQDSYPTMVFASFDGENFEVFN